The Faecalibaculum rodentium genome segment TTTTTTTCTTTTATACGATAGATTACGAAGCTCAGAAGACAGGTTCCTGACATTGCTCTATACCGTCGCAGGGATTGGAATGCTGTGTTTATACAGAAACGAGTAACTATTTCAGGTCAATGACTAAATACTCTGTTCTGCTAGTTCCGTATAAACCGTTAGTAATCTAAATCAACTGAGTCTGGTAACCTATCAAGTTCTTTTATCTGCAGGCATCGAATAGATATTTTCTACTGCAACTTTCCCAAATCAATAGGGGCTGTAACAGTTAAAACTGGAAACCCCTCTCAATCTAAAAACAAAGGGCAGGAAAGCTATTCAGCTGACCTGCCCTTTGCCGTATGATTTGTGTGTGCTAAAAAACATACAGCCAAATTATATACATTATTCATTCGGCGTACAAGAATCCCTTCCGCTGGATGTACCCATTCGAATCTCTCCTGACGACCCCATTCACTCTTTCCTGGATGCGATAGAAAGGATCAATCTTGCTAAATACTTCGCTCCGGTAAGATCGAACAACTCCGGCTCTCACGACCGTGTCATGCTGCTCCGGGTCATCCTTTTCGCGTTTATGGTCTCCAGAAAGAATATTTCCCTCAGGGAGCTGGAATCCCTCTGCCGCACGGACTGTCGCTTTCTCTACCTGTCCAACTACCAGACTCCCAGTCACCAGGCTTTCAAGAGGGTTCTGGACCTCCTTCAGGAAGGGGCTATTGATGATATTTTCTTTGAACTCAGCCATCATATCGCCGTCGATCTGATGTGCATCGACCCACATGTGCAATTCGTCGATGGAACAAAGATCGAAGCTAATGCCCACAAGAATTCTTTCGTCTATAAGAAGAGGATCGTGAACAGTCGCAAAAAGCTGTATCTGAGCACTTCAGCTTTGTTAAGCGAGATCAATTCCTTCTTTGGCTATGACTATCCCCTCAGGGATGAATATCAGTCCTGGGATCTTTTCTATGTCTGCCAGTACCTGATGGAAGTCATGGTCCAGACTGACACGCAAATCTGTTATGGGATCGGCCATCGCAAGTCTTCCATTCAGAGATACTATGATTCACTGTTTAAAATGGCTTTGAAGCTGATGGAGTACGAAGAGTGGCTTTATACGCTTGGAAACCGCAACTCATGTTCAAAAACCGACCTTGATGCGACCTTCATGGCCACCAAATGGGATTATTACAACCAAAGCGGAGTCACCAGACCGTGCTACAACTGCCAGATCGCAGTCAGTGACGGATTGATCGTGAATGCGGATATATTCCAGAATCCGGGAGACACCCTCACCTGGCAGGCTTTCATGGACCGTTATCATGACTATACAGGGAAATATCCTTGCAGACCCGTAGCGGATGCGGGATATGGAAGTCTTGACAATTACCTGTACAACCTGAAAAACGGGATAGAACTGGTACAGAAATACGGAAACTTTGGGAAGAAGAAGGACCGAAGATTCCAGAAGAGGATCTACAATGTGCTCAACTGGAAGCAAACAGAAGAAGGGTTTCTGATCTGTCCGGAAGGAAGGGTCCTGGATCAGTATGAAGGGGACAATATATCAAGGACCCGTGGCGGAAATCTTCATATCAGTCAGATGTATGCGGAAAAAGGTCACTGTGAAGGATGTGGGAACCGGGCAAAGTGCTACCGATATGGCAAGTACAGGAGAGTCGGAAAGAATGTGGTGATGGAAGAGCTGCAGGGAAAAGTAGATGAAAACCTGGGATGCGAAGAAGGAAAGGGACTCTGCAGGCAGCGGTCAATACAGGTGGAGGGAGCGTTCGGGATCCTGAAGCAAGACCGGGGAATGACCAGATTCAGGCGAAGAGGATTGAAAGGTGTCAAGATGGAATTTCTTCTGAACTGTCTGGGTCTGAATCTTTATAAATATCATCTGTTCTGGCTTAAACAGAGGGCAAACAACCTTATAGGCAAGCTAAACTGACGAGGAAAAACAGGCTTTTTTTGAAAGTTATCCCCCAAGTTGTTTTTATAATGGCCAAAAAGAAATGTCTGGAGAATACCAATGGAATCTCCAGACATTTTTTGGCGCTCTAAAGTTTTGTGAGGTTTGGACTCTCACATCCAATACAGTTGGATGAGGAGTCCGGACCTCATTTTCATTTACAGCCTATTTGCTGCTGTTCTCTCTACTGTTGACAGCTTTATCCTGTCTGTCTGGATGCCCATCTTCAGGACCCCTGGAAAGCACAAACAGTACTCTATTCCTGAACCGTTCCCAGTTCGTATATCCATTCGCATTGTGTTTGATCATCTTGATGATCTTGTTTCTGTTCTCTATCATCGAGCTGGTCAGGCGATGTTCTTTCAGCCTTACATTCCCGGTCTTCGGATCGACCACATATTCCTGCTTGACGATATGGAACGAATTGATGATTTCCCTGAACCAGTTGCGCAGGGTGTCAGCGAAACTCTGCAGTTCCTCCACACCTGTACTGTCTAGATCTCTGATCAGAGATCTGAGCTCCTCCTCTGCAGTACTCAGGTTTTCTTTTCTGTAATACTCCGACAGCCGGTTCCGGAAGTGATACGCCTTCCTCAGGTCCGGGCTCGTATCCAGCAGTGCCTCACGCAGTTCATATCTGTTCATCTGCCTCTTCAGTCCGCTGACATAAGATCTGGGTGCTGCCGGATCAAATATCATCATCTTCTTTCCTGTCCTGTCCCTGTACCAGGCTGGTCCTATGTCAA includes the following:
- a CDS encoding transposase, with product MNSRKKLYLSTSALLSEINSFFGYDYPLRDEYQSWDLFYVCQYLMEVMVQTDTQICYGIGHRKSSIQRYYDSLFKMALKLMEYEEWLYTLGNRNSCSKTDLDATFMATKWDYYNQSGVTRPCYNCQIAVSDGLIVNADIFQNPGDTLTWQAFMDRYHDYTGKYPCRPVADAGYGSLDNYLYNLKNGIELVQKYGNFGKKKDRRFQKRIYNVLNWKQTEEGFLICPEGRVLDQYEGDNISRTRGGNLHISQMYAEKGHCEGCGNRAKCYRYGKYRRVGKNVVMEELQGKVDENLGCEEGKGLCRQRSIQVEGAFGILKQDRGMTRFRRRGLKGVKMEFLLNCLGLNLYKYHLFWLKQRANNLIGKLN
- a CDS encoding transposase; the encoded protein is MNRYELREALLDTSPDLRKAYHFRNRLSEYYRKENLSTAEEELRSLIRDLDSTGVEELQSFADTLRNWFREIINSFHIVKQEYVVDPKTGNVRLKEHRLTSSMIENRNKIIKMIKHNANGYTNWERFRNRVLFVLSRGPEDGHPDRQDKAVNSRENSSK